The Peribacillus sp. FSL P2-0133 genome has a segment encoding these proteins:
- a CDS encoding DinB family protein produces MEALIEEYGRGYAMIRKAIEGLAEEELRFKPAPDKWSIHHILIHVTDAEVLSTHRLKKVLAEQEPLLLSFDQDAWANGLGYDLMDREQYLLLFQLLRSSMQPILDHLTNEQSERVGVYDDAERCTFKQLLEFRVEHVRGHLAQIERVREAYRQSKV; encoded by the coding sequence ATGGAAGCGTTGATTGAAGAGTATGGTCGTGGATACGCAATGATTCGGAAAGCTATCGAAGGATTAGCGGAGGAGGAGCTTCGTTTCAAGCCCGCACCGGACAAGTGGAGCATCCATCACATTCTCATCCATGTGACGGATGCTGAGGTCTTGTCTACACATCGGCTGAAAAAAGTCTTGGCGGAGCAGGAGCCACTTCTGCTTTCGTTTGACCAAGACGCATGGGCGAATGGCTTGGGGTATGATCTGATGGACCGTGAACAGTATTTGCTCCTGTTCCAATTGCTGCGTTCCAGTATGCAGCCCATTCTGGACCATCTGACAAATGAACAAAGCGAGCGGGTGGGGGTATATGACGATGCAGAGCGGTGCACATTTAAGCAATTGCTGGAATTCCGTGTTGAGCATGTTCGAGGACACCTTGCCCAGATTGAGAGGGTGAGGGAAGCGTATCGGCAGAGCAAAGTATAA
- a CDS encoding sigma-70 family RNA polymerase sigma factor: protein MLKWSQMKDDKSLLDEIMSLYGQDILQLVYSYVKDAVVAEDLTQEIFIKCYKALPTYNQQSNIRTWLWRIAINHCKDYRKSWYFRKVSTAEEEQEWTSSDNVEEEIIQQDEDRQLADAVMELPIQYRELIYLHYFQEMKLKEISEITGVKLGTVKTRMRQAKRRLKTYWEESTDGR from the coding sequence GTGTTGAAATGGTCTCAAATGAAAGATGACAAATCCTTACTGGATGAAATCATGTCCCTTTATGGCCAGGATATTCTGCAATTGGTCTATTCCTATGTAAAAGATGCAGTTGTGGCAGAGGACCTGACACAGGAGATTTTCATCAAATGCTATAAGGCGCTACCCACGTATAACCAACAATCAAATATAAGGACGTGGCTTTGGAGAATTGCTATTAACCATTGTAAGGATTATAGGAAAAGCTGGTACTTCCGCAAAGTTTCGACTGCGGAAGAAGAGCAGGAATGGACTTCTTCCGATAATGTGGAAGAAGAGATCATTCAGCAGGATGAAGACAGGCAGCTTGCTGATGCAGTCATGGAACTGCCAATCCAGTATCGCGAGCTCATTTATCTCCATTATTTTCAGGAAATGAAGCTCAAGGAGATTTCTGAAATTACCGGGGTTAAACTTGGAACGGTGAAGACCCGGATGCGCCAAGCGAAAAGACGGTTAAAAACCTATTGGGAGGAATCCACCGATGGAAGATAA
- a CDS encoding DinB family protein, whose amino-acid sequence MENIQKMYEHLNWANQRILETLQSIEDKNREVSRLFSHILLAEKVWMTRLQGLDSSRLPIWSEVDIEVCAELVMQNKESLTTFLTNLSNTDLDKLISYTNSKGKEFKNSVRDILTHVALHGQYHRGQINSRLRADGFEPVNIDFITFVR is encoded by the coding sequence TTGGAAAATATCCAAAAGATGTATGAGCATTTAAATTGGGCTAATCAACGTATTCTTGAAACATTGCAAAGTATTGAAGATAAAAATCGAGAGGTGAGCCGTTTGTTTTCCCATATCCTACTTGCAGAAAAAGTATGGATGACTAGATTACAAGGATTGGACAGTTCACGACTGCCCATCTGGTCAGAGGTCGATATAGAAGTCTGTGCAGAGCTTGTTATGCAAAATAAAGAGAGTTTAACAACGTTTCTTACTAATTTATCAAATACTGACCTGGATAAATTAATATCCTACACAAATAGTAAAGGAAAAGAGTTTAAGAATTCTGTACGGGATATTTTAACTCATGTAGCATTGCATGGTCAGTATCATCGGGGACAGATTAACTCACGACTTCGAGCAGATGGTTTTGAACCAGTTAATATTGACTTTATTACATTTGTGAGATAG
- a CDS encoding DUF979 domain-containing protein — MIFSVEMIYVLMGIIVLGCSLYIFTDRTNSRRLTTGSFYLIYSITLMFGQIIPPFYIGLMVIIMVLIIAGGGLKKSEHVEESITVKEERRKRLGGRLFLPAILIPILTLAGSKLLDGVKIGGKALLDPSNVTMVALGLACLTAIIFAMVMTRGTPTGAVKESRRLLESIGWAVLLPQLLATLGTIYTNAGVGTVVSKAVTAIIPEGSLFWIVVIFCLGMAIFTMIMGNAFAAFPVMAAGIAIPFLINQFDANPNHIAAISMFAGYCGTLMTPMAANFNIVPAALLDLKDKNHVIKVQVPTALAVLAFNIVLMYLLVSLGV, encoded by the coding sequence ATGATATTCTCAGTTGAAATGATTTACGTATTGATGGGCATCATTGTTCTAGGCTGCTCCCTATATATTTTCACTGATCGGACGAACAGCCGCCGGTTGACTACGGGAAGCTTTTACTTGATTTATTCAATTACATTAATGTTCGGCCAAATTATTCCGCCATTTTACATTGGGCTTATGGTTATTATTATGGTTTTAATCATTGCAGGTGGCGGGTTAAAGAAAAGCGAACATGTTGAAGAAAGCATTACTGTAAAGGAAGAGCGAAGAAAACGGCTTGGCGGCCGTCTTTTCCTACCCGCCATCTTGATTCCTATTTTAACCTTAGCTGGTTCTAAGCTGCTAGACGGTGTTAAAATTGGCGGAAAGGCTTTGCTGGATCCATCTAATGTAACGATGGTTGCTTTAGGTCTGGCGTGTTTGACTGCCATTATTTTTGCGATGGTGATGACACGCGGAACACCTACAGGAGCTGTGAAAGAATCACGTCGCCTGCTAGAATCTATTGGTTGGGCTGTATTGCTGCCACAGCTACTTGCAACATTGGGAACCATTTACACAAATGCAGGGGTTGGTACAGTCGTTTCCAAAGCTGTAACAGCAATCATTCCCGAAGGTTCGCTATTTTGGATTGTGGTCATTTTCTGTCTCGGCATGGCTATATTCACTATGATCATGGGGAACGCCTTTGCTGCCTTCCCGGTTATGGCTGCAGGTATCGCCATTCCTTTTCTGATTAACCAATTTGACGCTAATCCAAATCATATAGCTGCCATATCTATGTTTGCGGGTTATTGTGGAACATTAATGACGCCAATGGCTGCCAACTTTAATATTGTGCCGGCAGCCTTGCTGGACTTGAAAGATAAAAACCATGTCATAAAAGTTCAAGTTCCAACAGCTTTGGCAGTATTAGCTTTCAATATCGTACTTATGTACTTACTTGTTTCATTAGGAGTATAG
- a CDS encoding GNAT family N-acetyltransferase, whose amino-acid sequence MEKQAVLFHSLEGEKIYFKALRIEDVQEIHQYASDQEVSRFIGWNLMSTLEETRQFIEIMLKRESAGTHLYSSIVEKLTQAIIGTAIIFNFDQEANQAEIGYVLHKHHWDKGYGTEVVALISDFAFKSLNLHKLHAMVVHANIGSARILEKNRYGLEGRLKDHYFIEDKYYDALLFGKITNLET is encoded by the coding sequence ATGGAGAAGCAGGCTGTTTTATTTCATTCATTAGAGGGTGAAAAAATCTACTTCAAAGCACTAAGGATAGAGGATGTTCAAGAGATACATCAATATGCGTCAGATCAAGAGGTTTCACGATTTATTGGCTGGAATTTGATGAGTACTTTGGAGGAAACTCGTCAGTTCATTGAAATAATGTTAAAACGTGAGTCGGCAGGAACTCATTTATATTCCTCCATTGTTGAAAAATTAACTCAAGCAATTATAGGAACAGCCATAATTTTCAATTTTGACCAAGAAGCAAACCAAGCTGAAATTGGTTATGTGTTGCATAAACATCATTGGGATAAGGGGTATGGAACAGAGGTTGTTGCATTGATAAGTGATTTTGCATTTAAATCACTTAATCTTCATAAGCTCCATGCTATGGTAGTGCATGCCAATATTGGCTCTGCACGGATACTTGAAAAGAACAGGTATGGGTTAGAAGGACGATTAAAAGACCACTATTTTATAGAGGATAAGTATTATGATGCATTACTTTTCGGCAAAATTACTAACCTGGAAACTTAG
- a CDS encoding VOC family protein, with translation MIKYKCLHHVSLTVTDLERAKEFYGKTLCLKEIQRPDFDFPGAWYEIEGHQLHLIVDPSSQTIRKDKSLSSREGHFALRVENHYDTLNWLKQNKVEILEKPYGKSGFAQIFCADPDGNLIELNVNQKDL, from the coding sequence TTGATTAAATATAAATGCCTCCATCATGTAAGTCTTACTGTGACAGATTTGGAAAGAGCAAAAGAATTCTATGGTAAAACTTTATGTTTAAAAGAAATACAGCGTCCTGATTTTGATTTTCCAGGTGCCTGGTATGAAATAGAGGGACATCAACTTCACTTGATAGTCGATCCCTCTTCACAGACAATTCGTAAGGATAAAAGCTTATCCAGCAGAGAAGGTCACTTTGCCCTTAGAGTCGAGAACCACTATGATACTCTTAATTGGTTAAAACAGAATAAAGTTGAAATACTTGAAAAACCATACGGAAAAAGTGGATTTGCACAAATTTTTTGTGCCGACCCAGATGGTAATTTGATTGAACTAAATGTTAATCAAAAAGATCTATAA
- a CDS encoding DinB family protein — translation MRPRPLSIENPEYDRYVSLVPDGDIEEILSKQRTKTITFLSSISEESARKAYAPGKWTLKEVIGHLADVERVMSYRMLAIARNESAPLPAMDQDQYVSAANFNKLSWEQLLAGLDTVRSNTLSLISTIDDAAWDRNGTVMNSPVSIGTFAYGIVGHELHHMKVISDKYL, via the coding sequence GTGCGTCCACGACCATTATCTATTGAAAATCCAGAGTATGATAGGTATGTTAGTCTTGTGCCAGATGGAGATATTGAAGAAATACTTAGTAAGCAACGAACTAAGACCATTACCTTCTTGAGCAGCATATCAGAGGAGTCAGCAAGGAAGGCGTACGCACCAGGGAAATGGACTTTAAAAGAAGTGATTGGGCATCTGGCCGACGTGGAACGTGTGATGTCGTATCGAATGCTTGCCATTGCACGAAATGAAAGTGCACCACTCCCAGCAATGGATCAGGATCAATACGTTTCTGCGGCAAACTTCAACAAATTATCCTGGGAGCAGCTACTAGCTGGTTTAGACACGGTACGCTCCAACACGTTAAGTCTTATTTCAACCATTGATGATGCAGCATGGGATCGTAATGGAACTGTAATGAACAGCCCAGTTTCGATAGGTACCTTTGCATATGGCATTGTCGGGCACGAGTTACACCATATGAAAGTGATTAGTGATAAATACTTATAA
- the pcp gene encoding pyroglutamyl-peptidase I, translating into MKQKVLLTGFEPFGGERVNPSWEAVKQLHGEVIEDVTLVAEQIPTVFGKSVAVMEQLIQQHNPDIVICVGQAGGRLHITPERVAINMDDARIPDNQGNQPIDEPITDKGPVAYWSTIPIKRIVENMKESNIPASVSHTAGTFVCNHIFYGLMDYITRTSSSIRGGFIHIPFIPEQTINKEAPSLSLETIVKGIKIAAVTAAKYESDIHTVGGTTH; encoded by the coding sequence ATGAAGCAAAAAGTGTTATTAACCGGGTTTGAGCCCTTTGGCGGAGAAAGAGTAAACCCTTCCTGGGAAGCAGTAAAACAGTTACATGGAGAAGTTATTGAGGATGTGACTCTAGTTGCTGAACAAATCCCAACTGTATTCGGGAAATCAGTTGCAGTAATGGAGCAGCTTATCCAGCAGCATAATCCTGACATCGTTATCTGTGTAGGACAAGCCGGGGGTCGGCTTCACATCACACCTGAAAGGGTGGCAATCAATATGGATGATGCTAGAATCCCAGACAATCAGGGAAACCAGCCTATTGATGAGCCTATTACAGACAAAGGGCCAGTAGCCTATTGGTCTACGATCCCCATCAAAAGAATTGTCGAAAACATGAAGGAAAGCAACATTCCTGCATCGGTATCCCATACCGCCGGAACATTTGTATGCAACCATATCTTCTATGGATTAATGGACTATATCACCCGAACCTCATCAAGCATCCGGGGTGGATTTATCCATATTCCTTTCATTCCGGAGCAAACTATTAATAAAGAAGCGCCTAGCTTAAGCCTTGAGACAATTGTTAAGGGCATAAAAATAGCTGCTGTCACAGCTGCTAAATATGAATCGGATATTCATACAGTAGGCGGGACGACCCATTAA
- a CDS encoding SRPBCC family protein — MATGTHTVVVPVDVQAVWDYVSDLEKWATTVPAYKEHEIINDRQSIWTFEGSVKGIKKTIQAQVDITEWNEPSNIKFELKGLSDNFTGSGHFTAEDVNGKTIMTCTVEIHAGGLSGAVLTPIIKWAVPKVASRLTESIARKIAVFS; from the coding sequence ATGGCAACGGGAACGCATACTGTAGTAGTTCCAGTAGATGTACAAGCAGTTTGGGATTATGTCAGTGATCTCGAAAAATGGGCAACGACAGTACCAGCCTATAAAGAACATGAAATCATAAATGACAGGCAATCTATTTGGACATTTGAAGGTAGTGTGAAAGGTATTAAAAAAACAATACAAGCGCAGGTAGATATTACCGAATGGAATGAACCTTCAAATATTAAGTTTGAACTAAAAGGTTTATCAGATAATTTTACAGGAAGCGGTCACTTTACTGCAGAAGATGTTAATGGTAAAACAATAATGACTTGTACGGTGGAAATCCATGCAGGCGGATTATCTGGTGCGGTGTTAACACCAATTATTAAATGGGCTGTTCCAAAAGTAGCATCTCGTTTAACGGAATCTATCGCACGTAAAATTGCAGTATTCTCATAG
- a CDS encoding endospore germination permease → MVKNVKISPRQFCILVILFSIGTTILIIPAAIIKTAQQDAWISALLGIGLGLLLVALIITLANRYPNMTLVEINEKLLGRWLGKTVSLAFVFFSFISAAGLLFQVGTFLTTQMMPDTPVLMINILFACVVIMGIRLGLETLARSAEIFFAFFIILFIILVVSVAPQIDFQNIQPIFEVRMKPIIWSSLIFVSIFCLPSVVLLMVFPVSVNQPKQAKQAFFSGIIIGGLFLTIIIVLGILVLGIDVASRHMYPSYAIARRINVGGFIQRIEAVMAIMWFISMYFKLIFYFYAAITGLAQTLNVKDYRPLTLPLGMIMVVMSVTLHPDILDYNQYNKGIFMVHASTYGLFLPLLLLGISAFRKKEETKQNEIA, encoded by the coding sequence ATGGTAAAAAACGTTAAAATCAGCCCTCGTCAATTTTGTATTTTGGTGATTTTATTTTCTATAGGAACGACCATCTTAATTATTCCAGCTGCTATCATAAAAACGGCACAACAAGATGCCTGGATCTCAGCTTTACTCGGTATAGGACTAGGTTTATTACTAGTGGCGTTAATCATTACCTTAGCAAACCGTTATCCGAATATGACATTAGTCGAAATTAATGAAAAACTTCTCGGAAGATGGTTAGGCAAGACCGTTTCTCTTGCGTTTGTTTTCTTTTCATTTATCTCTGCAGCAGGACTTTTATTCCAGGTTGGGACTTTTTTGACGACACAAATGATGCCTGATACACCCGTATTAATGATCAATATTCTTTTTGCGTGCGTTGTGATCATGGGAATTCGCCTTGGACTTGAAACCTTGGCTCGTTCGGCCGAGATTTTCTTTGCTTTTTTCATTATCCTATTTATCATTTTGGTAGTTTCTGTTGCTCCTCAAATCGATTTTCAGAACATACAGCCTATATTCGAAGTAAGAATGAAACCCATTATATGGTCAAGCCTCATTTTTGTCAGCATTTTTTGTCTACCCTCTGTTGTATTATTAATGGTTTTTCCCGTGTCTGTAAATCAGCCAAAACAAGCCAAACAAGCCTTTTTTTCAGGAATAATCATTGGGGGCCTCTTTTTAACCATCATTATCGTTTTAGGCATTTTGGTTTTAGGTATTGATGTTGCTTCGAGACACATGTATCCAAGTTATGCGATAGCCAGAAGAATCAATGTAGGGGGTTTTATACAACGGATTGAAGCAGTAATGGCTATCATGTGGTTTATTTCAATGTATTTTAAATTGATATTTTATTTTTACGCAGCGATTACAGGTCTTGCCCAAACATTAAATGTAAAAGACTATCGACCACTTACTTTACCATTAGGGATGATTATGGTTGTCATGTCTGTGACCTTACATCCTGATATTCTTGATTATAATCAATACAATAAAGGCATTTTTATGGTACATGCTTCAACCTATGGGCTATTTCTTCCTCTACTATTGTTAGGAATAAGTGCCTTTCGAAAAAAGGAAGAGACCAAACAGAATGAAATTGCCTAA
- a CDS encoding DUF969 domain-containing protein, giving the protein MVLIGVLLIMIGFVLRFNSAVVVTISALVTGMIAGIPITSIITQFGEAFTTNRYMSILIVTLPVIGLLEKNGLQQQASKVVSKIKAITVGRVLTMYLLIREVGAALGLNSLGGHPQTVRPLIAPMAEGAALTKYGKLPEKEQQEIRAHAAATDNIGLFFGEDIFVAVGAILLMNGFFEQNNIPADPISMALWGIPTAIFAFIVHAIRLRMFDKKLDKRLGSRGQ; this is encoded by the coding sequence ATGGTTCTAATTGGTGTTCTTTTAATCATGATTGGCTTCGTACTTAGATTCAATTCGGCAGTTGTGGTAACGATTTCAGCACTCGTTACGGGAATGATTGCAGGTATTCCCATTACTAGTATTATTACGCAATTTGGCGAAGCATTTACAACTAACAGGTACATGTCTATTCTCATAGTCACGCTTCCCGTTATTGGGCTGCTTGAAAAAAATGGTCTCCAGCAGCAAGCTTCAAAGGTTGTATCAAAAATTAAAGCCATCACAGTTGGCCGGGTATTGACCATGTATTTATTGATCAGGGAAGTCGGAGCTGCTCTTGGTTTAAACAGCCTTGGTGGTCATCCGCAGACTGTACGTCCGCTGATTGCCCCAATGGCAGAAGGGGCTGCTCTAACAAAATATGGTAAGCTACCGGAGAAAGAGCAACAGGAAATCCGTGCACACGCTGCCGCTACCGATAATATCGGCTTGTTTTTCGGAGAAGATATTTTCGTGGCGGTTGGTGCAATTCTATTGATGAATGGATTTTTTGAACAGAACAATATACCTGCTGACCCAATATCAATGGCGTTATGGGGAATTCCTACTGCCATCTTTGCTTTTATTGTACACGCCATTCGCCTCCGTATGTTTGATAAAAAGCTGGATAAACGTTTGGGCAGTCGTGGCCAATAA
- a CDS encoding GNAT family N-acetyltransferase: MYYKVIINMPISNHEVPELRELIGWGRRDKDFPTLFKRCNFWAGVRNENNKLIAFGYVAGMGLEHGYMEDIIVHPDFQKMGIGVGLVRELLSESERYGLAIVTLTYDSKHKNFYETCGFTPCSGGLWKKQ; this comes from the coding sequence ATGTACTATAAGGTCATAATAAACATGCCAATATCTAATCATGAAGTACCAGAATTAAGGGAACTGATTGGTTGGGGAAGACGAGACAAAGACTTCCCAACCTTATTCAAACGATGTAACTTTTGGGCTGGAGTAAGAAACGAAAATAATAAACTTATAGCATTTGGTTATGTTGCTGGTATGGGATTAGAACATGGTTATATGGAAGACATAATTGTTCATCCTGATTTTCAAAAAATGGGAATTGGTGTGGGGTTAGTAAGAGAATTATTAAGCGAATCTGAACGGTATGGTTTAGCAATTGTTACCTTAACGTATGATTCCAAACATAAAAACTTTTATGAAACCTGTGGCTTTACTCCCTGTTCAGGTGGGTTATGGAAAAAACAGTAA
- a CDS encoding spore germination protein, with protein sequence MSFFKKKRKNNGNRFLFEQSDQNKETNKDLLKTSLQGNIQHVKQQLGNSGDIVIREIQIGKEGIVKACIFYTDGLVDTNAIQNFIMESLMLDIHPDQEQMISSHQNVLQVLRDCILAVGDIQDVTEFSSLLTSLLSGDVILLLDGYAQGFTIGMRGGKDRGVMESTTETVVRGPKEGFTENLRTNTALIRRKIKTPRLWLESKKIGELTKTDVAIMYIDGIVNDKVVEEVHKRLDRIDIDAILESGYIEELIQDETNSPFPTIYYSERPDVIAAELLEGKVAILVDGTPIVLVVPALFISFIQSAEDYYQRADISTLIRLLRFFSIFIALLGPSLYIAITTYHQEMLPTPLLIGLAAQREGVPFPAFIEALIMEGAFEILREAGLRMPKAIGQAISIVGTLVIGTAAVDAGIVSAAMVIVVAITAISSFVLPAFTMSMSIRMLRFPMMALAASFGIFGLIVGFIALVLHLCSLRSFGVPYMSPFGPYIREDMKDTFIRVPRWGMFSRPRLISQKNNKREHASAPKPPRNKM encoded by the coding sequence ATGAGTTTTTTTAAGAAAAAAAGAAAAAACAACGGTAATCGCTTCTTATTCGAGCAAAGCGATCAAAATAAGGAAACGAACAAAGACTTGTTAAAAACAAGTCTCCAAGGAAACATTCAACATGTAAAGCAACAGCTTGGAAATAGCGGCGACATCGTGATTAGAGAAATACAAATTGGCAAAGAGGGAATCGTTAAGGCATGTATTTTTTATACCGATGGTTTGGTGGACACTAATGCCATTCAGAACTTTATCATGGAATCACTCATGTTAGATATTCATCCCGATCAGGAGCAAATGATATCGTCTCACCAGAATGTTTTACAAGTATTGAGAGATTGCATCCTTGCGGTTGGAGACATACAGGATGTTACGGAATTCAGTTCTTTATTGACTTCCTTGTTATCAGGGGATGTTATTCTCTTATTGGATGGATATGCACAAGGTTTTACAATCGGTATGCGTGGTGGAAAAGACCGTGGTGTTATGGAATCCACCACGGAAACCGTTGTTCGGGGGCCAAAGGAAGGTTTTACGGAGAACTTGCGTACCAATACGGCGTTAATTCGCCGAAAAATAAAAACCCCCCGACTTTGGTTGGAATCGAAAAAAATTGGGGAATTGACCAAAACCGATGTAGCGATCATGTATATCGATGGAATTGTGAATGACAAAGTCGTCGAAGAAGTGCACAAGCGTCTGGATCGAATCGATATCGATGCAATCCTAGAAAGTGGTTATATTGAGGAATTGATTCAAGATGAAACAAACAGTCCCTTTCCGACTATATATTATTCGGAACGCCCTGATGTGATTGCCGCCGAGCTTTTGGAAGGGAAAGTTGCCATACTAGTGGACGGAACGCCGATTGTTCTAGTCGTCCCAGCACTGTTCATCTCCTTTATTCAGTCTGCGGAAGATTATTATCAGCGTGCAGACATTAGCACCCTTATTCGTTTGCTTCGTTTTTTTTCTATTTTTATTGCTCTACTAGGACCATCCTTATATATCGCTATCACCACGTACCATCAGGAAATGTTACCAACTCCACTGCTGATCGGTCTAGCCGCTCAACGAGAAGGGGTTCCCTTTCCTGCATTTATTGAAGCTCTCATAATGGAAGGGGCGTTTGAAATCTTGCGGGAAGCTGGTTTACGAATGCCAAAAGCTATTGGTCAAGCTATATCTATTGTAGGGACATTGGTGATTGGAACAGCGGCGGTAGACGCTGGAATCGTATCTGCTGCCATGGTAATCGTTGTTGCAATCACGGCTATTTCAAGCTTTGTGCTTCCTGCGTTTACCATGTCCATGTCGATTCGAATGCTCCGTTTCCCGATGATGGCGCTTGCCGCTTCTTTTGGCATATTCGGGTTAATCGTTGGCTTCATCGCACTTGTTCTTCATTTGTGCAGCTTGCGTTCCTTTGGGGTTCCCTATATGAGTCCTTTTGGTCCTTATATCCGTGAAGACATGAAGGATACGTTTATTCGGGTACCTAGATGGGGGATGTTTTCTCGGCCCCGTTTAATCAGCCAGAAAAACAATAAACGCGAACACGCTTCGGCACCGAAACCACCGCGGAATAAAATGTAA
- a CDS encoding CapA family protein, with translation MKRILVFLAIFMCLLWILAPFVKGQFQEEPKVSETKTENKEKLKPENASSHAHTPVPKQKVTAATIGAVGDILIHDRVYIPARKSNGSYDFNPMFRFVKPYLGKTDITVANQETMIGGKEIGLSSYPSFNSPVEVGDALKANGVDLVTIANNHTLDRGEKAILNALDHWNSIGMPYTGAYQSSEDQQTIRILKRNDITFSFLSYTYGTNGIPVPAGKPHLVNLIDTTRIQAEVKEAEKVSDVVVVSLHFGKEYERLPNDEQKLLAQTTANAGADIIIGHHPHVLQPVSWLTKPNGERAFVAYSLGNFLSGQQGDYKDIGGIMQIGVKKIQTGDDVKIELQNPKFLPTWVNRPYEIIPMKALSDQSDKYNEIQKHMNQFMPELSFDF, from the coding sequence ATGAAAAGAATACTAGTGTTTTTAGCTATATTTATGTGTTTGTTATGGATTCTTGCACCATTTGTAAAAGGTCAATTTCAAGAGGAACCAAAAGTCTCGGAAACAAAAACAGAAAATAAAGAGAAACTTAAACCCGAAAACGCTTCATCTCACGCTCATACACCTGTTCCGAAACAAAAAGTAACTGCAGCAACCATAGGTGCTGTGGGGGATATTTTAATTCACGATAGGGTGTATATACCCGCCCGCAAGTCAAACGGCTCGTATGACTTTAATCCGATGTTCCGATTTGTGAAGCCCTATCTAGGAAAAACGGATATTACGGTGGCTAATCAGGAAACGATGATTGGCGGAAAAGAAATAGGGCTTTCCTCATATCCTTCCTTTAATTCACCGGTTGAGGTGGGAGATGCTCTAAAGGCAAACGGGGTTGATCTCGTGACAATCGCCAATAACCATACACTTGACCGAGGAGAAAAGGCCATTTTGAATGCGCTTGACCACTGGAACAGTATTGGGATGCCTTATACAGGAGCTTATCAATCGTCTGAAGACCAGCAGACCATTCGGATATTAAAAAGAAACGATATTACCTTTTCGTTTCTCAGCTATACGTATGGAACGAACGGGATTCCTGTTCCTGCGGGGAAGCCGCATCTTGTGAATTTAATTGATACCACGAGAATTCAGGCGGAAGTTAAAGAAGCAGAGAAAGTTTCAGATGTCGTTGTGGTCAGTCTGCATTTCGGCAAAGAGTATGAACGGTTGCCTAATGATGAACAAAAGCTGCTTGCTCAAACGACAGCTAATGCAGGTGCTGATATTATTATTGGCCACCACCCACACGTTTTGCAGCCTGTTTCATGGCTTACAAAACCAAACGGCGAACGAGCATTTGTTGCTTATTCGCTTGGGAATTTCTTATCCGGCCAGCAGGGAGATTACAAAGACATCGGCGGTATTATGCAAATTGGCGTAAAGAAAATCCAAACCGGGGATGATGTGAAAATCGAACTGCAAAATCCCAAATTCCTGCCAACCTGGGTCAATCGGCCATATGAGATCATTCCAATGAAAGCCTTGAGTGATCAGTCCGACAAATATAACGAAATCCAAAAACATATGAATCAATTCATGCCTGAGCTGTCATTTGATTTTTAA